In the Staphylococcus sp. IVB6240 genome, one interval contains:
- a CDS encoding alpha/beta hydrolase produces the protein MTNTTDQYITHTWDKVFPKSDKVTHTKVTFPNRFGITLVADLYLPKDAGDEPLPALAVSGPFGAVKEQSSGLYAQQMAEKGYLAIAFDPSYTGESSGTPRYMASPDINTEDFQAAVDFLTNNHLVDKERIGIIGIFGWGGLSLNAAAIDTRVKATVATTMYNMSRVNAKGYYDAEDSPEQRLEKKKQLNAQRTQDFASQDPELAGGVVDPLPDDAPQFVKDYYAYYKQPRGYHPRSLNSNRGWSITMPLSFINTPLLHYIDELESAVLLIHGDAAHSFYFSEDTYKQLKGDNKAFHVIPNASHVDLYDRLDIIPFDMIDDFFQKYLK, from the coding sequence ATGACAAACACAACAGATCAATATATCACACATACATGGGATAAAGTATTCCCAAAGAGTGATAAAGTCACACATACAAAAGTCACTTTTCCAAACCGCTTTGGCATCACACTCGTTGCAGACTTATATCTGCCTAAAGATGCTGGCGATGAACCCCTACCAGCACTTGCTGTAAGTGGACCATTCGGTGCTGTGAAAGAACAATCTTCTGGTTTATATGCGCAACAAATGGCTGAAAAAGGTTATCTTGCTATCGCGTTTGATCCATCTTATACAGGAGAAAGTAGTGGCACACCCCGTTATATGGCATCACCAGACATTAACACAGAAGACTTCCAAGCAGCGGTCGACTTCCTCACCAATAATCATCTCGTTGATAAAGAGCGTATCGGTATTATCGGTATCTTTGGTTGGGGCGGACTATCATTGAATGCTGCTGCAATTGATACACGTGTCAAAGCAACAGTTGCTACCACGATGTACAATATGAGTCGTGTGAATGCGAAAGGCTATTATGATGCAGAAGACAGCCCAGAACAACGCTTAGAAAAGAAAAAACAACTAAATGCACAACGTACGCAAGACTTTGCTTCTCAAGATCCAGAACTTGCTGGTGGTGTGGTTGATCCATTACCAGACGATGCACCACAATTTGTAAAAGATTACTATGCGTACTACAAACAACCACGTGGTTATCATCCACGTTCATTAAACTCAAATAGAGGTTGGTCTATCACAATGCCCCTCTCATTTATCAACACACCATTGTTACATTATATCGATGAATTAGAAAGTGCTGTACTACTCATTCATGGCGACGCTGCACACTCTTTCTACTTCAGTGAGGATACGTATAAACAACTTAAAGGCGATAACAAAGCATTTCATGTCATTCCAAATGCTTCTCATGTAGACTTATACGACCGTCTCGACATCATTCCTTTCGATATGATTGATGACTTTTTCCAAAAATATTTAAAATAA
- a CDS encoding sugar O-acetyltransferase, translating to MIDYLWDDTFIGTPIHTDNPLFTKIHEVVDANAPHVMALNTQQHTQEEKRQLLEEITGHPLDPTVQVNLPFNTDFGKHISIGKHVFINSNVMFTDLGGITLEDHVLIGPRANLITVNHDIDPQTRRSLTVKPISIKRNAWIGAAATILPGITIGENAVVGANALVTKDVPPNTIVGGNPARILKTIEPS from the coding sequence ATGATTGATTATTTATGGGATGATACTTTCATTGGTACACCGATTCATACAGACAATCCACTTTTCACAAAGATTCATGAAGTTGTTGATGCGAATGCACCGCACGTTATGGCTTTAAATACACAACAGCATACTCAAGAAGAGAAACGTCAATTATTAGAAGAGATCACAGGACATCCCCTTGATCCAACTGTTCAAGTCAATCTCCCTTTTAATACAGACTTTGGCAAACATATCTCCATTGGTAAGCATGTATTTATTAACAGCAATGTGATGTTTACGGACTTAGGTGGCATTACATTAGAAGACCATGTATTGATTGGTCCTCGTGCCAACTTAATCACGGTCAATCATGACATCGATCCACAGACAAGGCGTTCACTCACCGTGAAACCTATTAGCATTAAACGCAATGCATGGATTGGTGCGGCTGCAACCATTTTACCTGGTATTACCATTGGTGAAAACGCAGTAGTAGGTGCCAATGCCCTCGTCACAAAGGATGTGCCACCTAATACAATTGTCGGTGGCAATCCTGCACGTATTCTTAAAACAATTGAACCATCATAA
- a CDS encoding LysR family transcriptional regulator: protein MENRVLRYFLTVVSEGNISAAANLLHVTQPTLSRQLKGLEEELGVTLFKRKGKHMTLTQEGRYLAEQANNILNLVDMTTANLATSHDIYGTVTIGLAESHTVTSIAKAIKEVQQTYPNTRFHIQSGNAQQVLEQLDNGLSDYGLIVEPINKIEYEVLSLHDEDVWGVLTRKNGPLAQYETLTGAQLVGRPLIVSAQQGTTRMLADQLNMDEAALDIVAQYNLLYNASLLVAEGVGHAVMLDGIVNTTGTDLIFIPFEPKITSKLSVIWKRGKPLSTSSQFFLEKLKAVLARDI from the coding sequence ATGGAAAACAGAGTCTTACGTTATTTTTTAACAGTTGTATCAGAAGGAAATATCAGTGCCGCCGCAAATCTTCTGCATGTCACACAGCCAACGCTCTCTCGTCAGTTGAAAGGGTTAGAAGAAGAATTAGGTGTGACATTATTTAAGAGAAAAGGCAAACATATGACTTTAACACAAGAAGGACGTTATTTGGCAGAACAGGCCAATAATATTTTAAATCTCGTTGATATGACAACCGCTAACCTAGCAACAAGTCATGATATATATGGAACAGTGACAATTGGTTTAGCAGAATCTCACACCGTCACATCCATTGCGAAAGCGATAAAAGAAGTACAACAAACGTATCCTAACACACGTTTCCATATACAGAGTGGCAATGCGCAACAAGTTTTAGAACAGTTAGACAATGGTCTGTCAGATTATGGACTCATCGTTGAACCGATTAATAAGATTGAGTATGAGGTTTTATCACTACATGATGAAGACGTTTGGGGTGTTTTGACGAGAAAAAATGGGCCACTTGCACAATATGAGACATTAACTGGTGCGCAATTGGTAGGACGCCCATTAATCGTATCAGCACAACAAGGAACAACACGAATGTTGGCAGATCAGTTGAACATGGATGAAGCGGCATTAGATATCGTGGCGCAATATAATTTGTTATATAATGCCTCATTACTTGTGGCAGAGGGAGTTGGCCATGCAGTGATGCTCGATGGCATTGTGAATACAACAGGTACAGACTTAATATTTATACCATTCGAACCAAAAATTACGTCGAAACTTAGTGTTATCTGGAAACGTGGCAAACCACTATCAACAAGTTCACAGTTCTTTTTAGAAAAGTTGAAAGCAGTCCTTGCGAGAGATATATAA
- a CDS encoding DUF3169 family protein yields MKVMRTILTMLFGGIIGGMIGLLFADSKGFRFITELHFAEDQTVKMVGYAIIAMIIGLLCYQLWLQKHILKQKREMTQTLSDTHTETDQIESQISLLFWRTSVITQVYLLLSFIFMLFVVLNNSGTAMTLFVIVIFFIASVSSWPYGIFVQEYDPRFPKLGEKNYTEKLLNLMDEGEQHITLLSMYKVHTMNTMFIVLGIFLLSIFSLESGINQSFGVIILVFLFAYNLFGYQFRVRKFYK; encoded by the coding sequence ATGAAAGTAATGCGTACAATATTAACCATGTTATTCGGCGGCATCATTGGTGGTATGATTGGTTTGCTTTTTGCTGATTCAAAAGGATTTCGCTTTATAACAGAACTCCATTTCGCTGAAGATCAAACAGTGAAAATGGTTGGTTATGCAATTATCGCAATGATAATTGGTTTGCTATGTTACCAATTATGGTTACAAAAACATATTCTAAAACAGAAAAGAGAAATGACACAAACACTATCGGATACACATACTGAAACAGATCAAATAGAATCACAGATATCATTATTATTTTGGCGTACCAGTGTGATTACACAAGTTTATTTATTGTTAAGTTTTATCTTTATGCTCTTCGTTGTACTGAATAATAGTGGTACAGCGATGACACTATTTGTAATTGTTATTTTCTTCATAGCATCCGTTAGTTCGTGGCCATATGGCATTTTTGTACAGGAGTATGATCCACGTTTCCCAAAATTGGGTGAAAAAAACTACACAGAAAAACTTTTGAATTTGATGGATGAAGGCGAGCAACATATTACATTGTTATCAATGTATAAAGTACATACAATGAATACGATGTTTATCGTTCTTGGTATTTTCTTGCTCAGTATCTTCTCACTTGAGTCGGGGATTAATCAATCTTTTGGTGTTATCATTTTAGTCTTCTTATTCGCATACAATCTATTTGGTTACCAATTCAGAGTACGGAAGTTTTACAAATAG